The DNA segment CTTATTCCAAAACGTGGACGCTATTATTTTGGAACTCGTTGCTCCTTCCAAGAAAGCACCTTCTTGTGACCCAGAAATAAAGGTCAAGTAAATTTGAGGGTTTATTGGAGGTGGTGGCAGTTTCTCTTTTTCTGGTCAAATTGTCAAGAGAAGAAATCAGCCACCAAGTGGGGTCCAACTACACCAAAGTGGCAAGACAATTGAACTACGGAACCAAAAGAAACGTTTGCTATGTGATCTGTACTCTGCTAAAGGCTAAAGCATAGATAAAAACAAAGGGTGGAAAGAAAGCAAATTATAACATATTTTCTCTATTATTTAGGGAcgttcttttttcctttttttgtgGTTGGTCTTATATCTTAAAGCTCTATAAGTACCACCCTGCAAACTCAAATCTACATAGAGCAATAGAGAAGAGGCagatagaaagaaagaaagaaaacgaGTGTTGAGTTTAAAAAATGAGTAACTTCCCAGTGATCAACTTTGAGAAGCTCAATGGTGAGGAGAGAAAAGACATCATGGAGAAAATAAAAGATGCTTGTGAAAACTGGGGATTCTTTGAGGTACCTCAAGAACCCATGCTTGTCTTTCCTAATTCATTTCTACATTGCCCTCCAAATATATGTCCTAGTTATTTCTTCCCATTTTCTTGGTACTTAATGTCTTTTCTTACTCTTGGCTTTCAAAATTATGTATATAGTTGGTGGATCATGGCATACCCCATGACCTATTGGACACTGTGGAGAGGTTGACTAAAGAGCACTACGAGAAATGTATGGAAGAAAGGTTCAAGGAATCAATGGCAAGCAAAGGTCTAGAGGCCATCCAAACTGAGGTCAAGGATATGGACTGGGAGAGCACCTTCCACTTGCGTCACCTCCCTGAATCAAACATATCAGAGGTCCCTGATCTCGTTGATGAATACAGGTTACAGTGCAACAAACATATATAACATTACACATTGCATGAGGAAAACATATGATATTGTCCCAAAGATTGAAAATTACTCCACCTATATTACTTCTGctgcattatttatttttgagtaTCCACACATCACCTAATAATGATTtcaaaaaccaaaaaataaacaaGATGGACCTGTGCATTTCCAAATTGAAACTGTACATATCTCTTTCACTAGACTCTAACATGAAGTAATAGTGCAGGAAGGTGATGAAGGATTTTGCTTTGAGGTTAGAAAAACTAGCagaacagctgctggacttGTTGTGTGAGAATCTTGGTCTAGAGAAAGGGTACCTCAAGAAAGCCTTCTATGGATCAAGAGGACCAACTTTTGGCACCAAGGTTGCCAACTACCCTCCATGCCCCAACCCAGAGTTGGTGAAGGGTCTTCGTGCCCACACCGATGCCGGTGGGATCATCCTTCTCTTCCAGGATGACAAGGTCAGTGGCTTACAGCTGCTCAAAGATGACCAGTGGGTCGATGTACCCCCTATGCGCCACTCCATTGTTGTTAACATTGGTGATCAGCTTGAGGTAAACTTTTCCTACTAATAT comes from the Phaseolus vulgaris cultivar G19833 chromosome 8, P. vulgaris v2.0, whole genome shotgun sequence genome and includes:
- the LOC137823731 gene encoding 1-aminocyclopropane-1-carboxylate oxidase codes for the protein MSNFPVINFEKLNGEERKDIMEKIKDACENWGFFELVDHGIPHDLLDTVERLTKEHYEKCMEERFKESMASKGLEAIQTEVKDMDWESTFHLRHLPESNISEVPDLVDEYRKVMKDFALRLEKLAEQLLDLLCENLGLEKGYLKKAFYGSRGPTFGTKVANYPPCPNPELVKGLRAHTDAGGIILLFQDDKVSGLQLLKDDQWVDVPPMRHSIVVNIGDQLEVITNGKYKSVEHRVIAQTDGTRMSIASFYNPGSDAVIYPAPELLEKEAEEKAQLYPKFVFEDYMKLYADLKFQAKEPRFEAFKESNFDPIATA